A portion of the Ferrimonas lipolytica genome contains these proteins:
- a CDS encoding ExbD/TolR family protein — protein MIRTQVQQSTLTDSVDLTPLIDIIFIVLVFLLLTANAQILTLPVAVPEQQETELSTVQDPKVIAVSIVAQTPHYALDQQQFDDWDAFKAAFLSSYNTNPEHPVIVAADKEAPIQPLMKLLALLQAKQITQTHIIMEESK, from the coding sequence GTGATCCGCACTCAAGTTCAGCAGTCAACATTGACCGACAGTGTCGATCTAACACCGCTGATCGACATCATCTTTATTGTATTGGTGTTTCTGCTGCTCACCGCCAATGCGCAGATCTTAACGCTGCCGGTGGCGGTACCTGAGCAACAAGAAACTGAATTAAGCACTGTGCAAGACCCCAAGGTGATAGCGGTAAGCATCGTTGCGCAAACGCCGCATTACGCCCTCGATCAGCAACAATTTGATGATTGGGACGCGTTTAAAGCCGCGTTCCTAAGCAGTTACAACACCAACCCTGAACACCCAGTGATCGTTGCCGCAGATAAAGAAGCGCCAATCCAACCATTAATGAAATTGTTAGCGTTGCTGCAAGCCAAACAGATCACTCAAACCCATATTATTATGGAGGAATCCAAATGA